From the genome of Halictus rubicundus isolate RS-2024b chromosome 2, iyHalRubi1_principal, whole genome shotgun sequence, one region includes:
- the Fem gene encoding feminizer isoform X3, with amino-acid sequence MGENEMKPNSSSRNDATEKKMLRRREWKLEQERQRQHERLKQKKIYEYEMQRAREKGLLPPKPPNRSKSRSKSPRSRPRRPCTSSTTNTPILSERLESVDGTVPLFKGPEGTKISAAELRRIKVDIHRNIPGKSTDSDLQRDIINPEDVVVKRRAGEGSKPIFEREEIKGVVTKTEEVEERRTVVTVNNDTLDGKSKTFKKRSASLSPIRNRSHSPRRTLSRHSRERYRSRNGSREYSDRYGEKERRRTESHIAEEERNRRSRDHSRSRDREERKSDRYSHHRDERSYRYGHRRDRSGSREQRVPPPHYFGQIPVPIYYSHFPPRPIMMANPMQIRGQAPMMLRPFPPPRFILPDRLRTPSNPRFGPMY; translated from the exons AAATGAAACCAAATTCATCGTCCCGAAACGACGCAACCGAGAAGAAGATGCTACGGAGGCGAGAATGGAAGCTGGAACAAGAACGACAACGGCAGCATGAGAGGTTAAAACAAAAGAAGATTTACGAATATGAAATGCAACGCGCCCGTGAAAAAGGTTTGCTGCCTCCGAAACCTCCAAATCGAAGTAAGAGCCGAAGTAAATCTCCACGAAGTCGACCTAGAAGACCTTGTACTTCTAGCACAACAAACACTCCAATTCTTTCTGAAAG ATTAGAATCAGTAGATGGAACTGTACCATTATTTAAAGGACCCGAAGGCACAAAGATTAGTGCAGCTGAGCTACGCAGAATTAAAGTAGATATTCATCGAAATATTCCTGGAAAATCAACTGACTCAGATCTTCAGCGAGATATTATCAATCCTGAAGATGTAGTAGTCAAAAGAAGAGCGG GAGAGGGATCGAAACCAATATTTGAGAGGGAAGAAATTAAAGGAGTAGTCACCAAAACAGAAGAAGTTGAAGAACGTCGTACTGTTGTAACTGTAAATAATGACACTTTAG acgGCAAGTCGAAAACGTTTAAAAAACGCTCGGCGTCTTTGAGCCCAATCAGAAACCGAAGTCACAGTCCTCGACGTACATTATCTCGTCATTCCAG GGAAAGGTATCGTAGCAGGAACGGAAGTAGAGAGTACAGTGATAGATAcggagagaaggagagacgaCGTACTGAGTCACACATTGCTGAAGAAGAGCGAAACAGAAGAAGTCGTGACCATTCGCGTTCGAGGGACAGGGAAGAACGGAAATCGGATAGATATTCTCATCACAG GGATGAGAGGTCTTATCGCTATGGACATAGGAGGGACAGATCTGGATCTAGGGAACAAAGAGTTCCTCCGCCACATTATTTCGGGCAAATTCCTGTTCCCATTTATTATAGT cATTTCCCTCCAAGGCCAATTATGATGGCAAATCCAATGCAAATTCGAGGGCAAGCTCCTATGATGCTACGACCCTTTCCTCCGCCGAGATTTATACTTCCAGATAGATTACGTACACCCTCCAATCCTA GATTTGGACCTATGTACTAA
- the Fem gene encoding feminizer isoform X1 translates to MGENEMKPNSSSRNDATEKKMLRRREWKLEQERQRQHERLKQKKIYEYEMQRAREKGLLPPKPPNRSKSRSKSPRSRPRRPCTSSTTNTPILSERLESVDGTVPLFKGPEGTKISAAELRRIKVDIHRNIPGKSTDSDLQRDIINPEDVVVKRRAGEGSKPIFEREEIKGVVTKTEEVEERRTVVTVNNDTLDGKSKTFKKRSASLSPIRNRSHSPRRTLSRHSRHEDTKHESRRSYRDDRERYRSRNGSREYSDRYGEKERRRTESHIAEEERNRRSRDHSRSRDREERKSDRYSHHRDERSYRYGHRRDRSGSREQRVPPPHYFGQIPVPIYYSHFPPRPIMMANPMQIRGQAPMMLRPFPPPRFILPDRLRTPSNPRFGPMY, encoded by the exons AAATGAAACCAAATTCATCGTCCCGAAACGACGCAACCGAGAAGAAGATGCTACGGAGGCGAGAATGGAAGCTGGAACAAGAACGACAACGGCAGCATGAGAGGTTAAAACAAAAGAAGATTTACGAATATGAAATGCAACGCGCCCGTGAAAAAGGTTTGCTGCCTCCGAAACCTCCAAATCGAAGTAAGAGCCGAAGTAAATCTCCACGAAGTCGACCTAGAAGACCTTGTACTTCTAGCACAACAAACACTCCAATTCTTTCTGAAAG ATTAGAATCAGTAGATGGAACTGTACCATTATTTAAAGGACCCGAAGGCACAAAGATTAGTGCAGCTGAGCTACGCAGAATTAAAGTAGATATTCATCGAAATATTCCTGGAAAATCAACTGACTCAGATCTTCAGCGAGATATTATCAATCCTGAAGATGTAGTAGTCAAAAGAAGAGCGG GAGAGGGATCGAAACCAATATTTGAGAGGGAAGAAATTAAAGGAGTAGTCACCAAAACAGAAGAAGTTGAAGAACGTCGTACTGTTGTAACTGTAAATAATGACACTTTAG acgGCAAGTCGAAAACGTTTAAAAAACGCTCGGCGTCTTTGAGCCCAATCAGAAACCGAAGTCACAGTCCTCGACGTACATTATCTCGTCATTCCAG GCACGAGGACACGAAACACGAAAGCAGAAGAAGTTATAGAGACGACAG GGAAAGGTATCGTAGCAGGAACGGAAGTAGAGAGTACAGTGATAGATAcggagagaaggagagacgaCGTACTGAGTCACACATTGCTGAAGAAGAGCGAAACAGAAGAAGTCGTGACCATTCGCGTTCGAGGGACAGGGAAGAACGGAAATCGGATAGATATTCTCATCACAG GGATGAGAGGTCTTATCGCTATGGACATAGGAGGGACAGATCTGGATCTAGGGAACAAAGAGTTCCTCCGCCACATTATTTCGGGCAAATTCCTGTTCCCATTTATTATAGT cATTTCCCTCCAAGGCCAATTATGATGGCAAATCCAATGCAAATTCGAGGGCAAGCTCCTATGATGCTACGACCCTTTCCTCCGCCGAGATTTATACTTCCAGATAGATTACGTACACCCTCCAATCCTA GATTTGGACCTATGTACTAA
- the Fem gene encoding feminizer isoform X2 translates to MKPNSSSRNDATEKKMLRRREWKLEQERQRQHERLKQKKIYEYEMQRAREKGLLPPKPPNRSKSRSKSPRSRPRRPCTSSTTNTPILSERLESVDGTVPLFKGPEGTKISAAELRRIKVDIHRNIPGKSTDSDLQRDIINPEDVVVKRRAGEGSKPIFEREEIKGVVTKTEEVEERRTVVTVNNDTLDGKSKTFKKRSASLSPIRNRSHSPRRTLSRHSRHEDTKHESRRSYRDDRERYRSRNGSREYSDRYGEKERRRTESHIAEEERNRRSRDHSRSRDREERKSDRYSHHRDERSYRYGHRRDRSGSREQRVPPPHYFGQIPVPIYYSHFPPRPIMMANPMQIRGQAPMMLRPFPPPRFILPDRLRTPSNPRFGPMY, encoded by the exons ATGAAACCAAATTCATCGTCCCGAAACGACGCAACCGAGAAGAAGATGCTACGGAGGCGAGAATGGAAGCTGGAACAAGAACGACAACGGCAGCATGAGAGGTTAAAACAAAAGAAGATTTACGAATATGAAATGCAACGCGCCCGTGAAAAAGGTTTGCTGCCTCCGAAACCTCCAAATCGAAGTAAGAGCCGAAGTAAATCTCCACGAAGTCGACCTAGAAGACCTTGTACTTCTAGCACAACAAACACTCCAATTCTTTCTGAAAG ATTAGAATCAGTAGATGGAACTGTACCATTATTTAAAGGACCCGAAGGCACAAAGATTAGTGCAGCTGAGCTACGCAGAATTAAAGTAGATATTCATCGAAATATTCCTGGAAAATCAACTGACTCAGATCTTCAGCGAGATATTATCAATCCTGAAGATGTAGTAGTCAAAAGAAGAGCGG GAGAGGGATCGAAACCAATATTTGAGAGGGAAGAAATTAAAGGAGTAGTCACCAAAACAGAAGAAGTTGAAGAACGTCGTACTGTTGTAACTGTAAATAATGACACTTTAG acgGCAAGTCGAAAACGTTTAAAAAACGCTCGGCGTCTTTGAGCCCAATCAGAAACCGAAGTCACAGTCCTCGACGTACATTATCTCGTCATTCCAG GCACGAGGACACGAAACACGAAAGCAGAAGAAGTTATAGAGACGACAG GGAAAGGTATCGTAGCAGGAACGGAAGTAGAGAGTACAGTGATAGATAcggagagaaggagagacgaCGTACTGAGTCACACATTGCTGAAGAAGAGCGAAACAGAAGAAGTCGTGACCATTCGCGTTCGAGGGACAGGGAAGAACGGAAATCGGATAGATATTCTCATCACAG GGATGAGAGGTCTTATCGCTATGGACATAGGAGGGACAGATCTGGATCTAGGGAACAAAGAGTTCCTCCGCCACATTATTTCGGGCAAATTCCTGTTCCCATTTATTATAGT cATTTCCCTCCAAGGCCAATTATGATGGCAAATCCAATGCAAATTCGAGGGCAAGCTCCTATGATGCTACGACCCTTTCCTCCGCCGAGATTTATACTTCCAGATAGATTACGTACACCCTCCAATCCTA GATTTGGACCTATGTACTAA